ATCCGGCCCAACTCCTGCAGCAACAGCGGCTTGGCCATCACCAGTTCCTCGACATGTTCGCGGTCGATCACCACCGCGGTCACTTCCTCCAGCGCGTATGCGTCGAACTGACTGGCTTGCCGGGTCAGCGTGGTGACGCCGAGAAAAGCGCCGTGCCGCAGCGTGGCGTCCGGGACGGCCGGATCGGCGCAGGTGATCCGAACGCTGCCTTCGGCCAAAAAGGTCATCGTGGTCGGCACATGGCCCGCCTGTTCGAGTGCTTCTTCGGCGCCGTAGCGCACCACGGTGGCGTACGGCGCCAGGGCCTGCTGGTCTGCGTCGGTCAGCCGCAACGCGGGTGCCACCACCGTCCGCAGTGCCTCGGCCACCCGCTCCGGTGTGGAGAACTCGTCGTATGCGTCATCGAGATGCAGGCCTTCCCGCCGGGAGGCGTACCAGAGCCACCGCAGGAAGGTGGCTTGCGCCGCACCGTCGTCACTCGGGGAGTCGAGCGCGATCGTGGTCCGGTATTCGCCGCCACCCAGCGCCACCGAAGCGGGCGCCTCCCCGGTGGTGCGCAGCGGCAGGGCCGCGGCAACCCGCGACAGCAGCGCACAGACCCGGTCCGGCGGGTCGGCGACGGCGAACGTCGTGGTGACCGCTGCCCGGTGCACACCGCCGGATCGGCTGATGTTGGTGAACGAGGTTCCGGCCAGCACCGAGTTCGGCGTGACCTGCAGCCCGCCCGAGGTACTGATGTGCACCGCACGCCAGTTCACTTCGACGACTTGACCGCGCGCCGTGGGGGTCACCAGCCAGTCGCCGATCCGGAACGGCTGCTCGAACAGCATGAACAGACCCGAGACGATCTGACCGACCGAATTCTGCAGCATCAGGCCGATGACTACCGAGGTCACACCCAGCGCCGTGAACAGGCCGCCGATCTTGGCGCCCCAGACGTAAGACAGGATCAGCGCCAGACCCGCACCGATCAGCAGGAAACGGGCGACGTCGACGAAGATGGTCGGGATGCGGCCTCGCCAGGAACCTTGCGGGGCGCTTTGGAAGAACGTGACATTGAGACCGGACAGCAGCAGCACCAGCAGCATGAAGCCGAACGCGGTATAGATGACCCGCACCATCGGGTCCTCGGCGGATACTTCGGCCACCGGTACCAGCAGTGCCAGCAACGCGCCCAGGGGCACCAGATAATTGCGGACCAGCGCCACCGGGCGGGCCAGATAGCTGCCGCGGCGCGTCAGCGCCACATGCCATTCGGTGAGCAGGGTCAGGCTTGCGGGCAGCCCGACCGCGACACCGACGGCCCAGTAAAACCACGGCCCCAAGATGTTCACGGGTTCTCCGACAATCGCCAGGTCTGCTGCTCGGCTCCCCCGATGGTCACGGTGCCGGCCGGGACGAACTCCTCGCTGTCATCGAGCATCTCGCGCACCACGGCGGTGACGTAGATTCCGGGTTCCGATGTGGCCCTGCGCAACTGGTAGGTGAGGTTGACGGCCGAGCCCCACAGATCGTAGGTGACTCCGGATCGGCCCACCAGGCCGCTGACGACCTCCCCGGTGTTGACGCCGGCCCACAGGCTCAGCCGGTGACCGGTTTTGGCGTCGAAGCGATCGACGATCCGCTGCATCTCCACGGCGAACTCGACGATCCGGTGCACCCCGTCCAGGCGTGGGGTGGTCAGGCCGCACCCGGCGAGATAGCCGTTGTACATGGTGCGGATCCGTTCGACACCAACGACTTCGGCCGCCGCGTCGAACTGCCTGACCAAGTCGTCCACCATCGTCACCAGTTCGTTCGCCGAGACCTCGGATGACAATTCGTCGATGCCGTGCAGTTCGGCGTAGACAACGCTGACATTGTGATGCTCCTGCGCGATGGCCTGTTCGCCCCCGCGGTAACGCTGCACCACCGATTCGGGCATCAGCGACAGCAGCAGCTCGTCGTTCTGTTTGCGCTGCTCGTTGAGCAACTCCTCCTTGGTCCGCAGGCTGCGGCTCATGTCGTTGAATGCCTGTGTGAGATCGCCGATCTCATCGCCCGCCCGGGTTGACACCGCGGCGCTGTAGTCGCCGGCGCTGATCCGCTGAGCCGCGTTCTGTAACCGCCGGATCGGTCGCAGGAACAGCCGGGCCAGCAGCATCGCCAGCACACAGATGACGAAGATGACCCCGGTGGTGGCCAGCACCACCCTCTTGCTGAACGAGGTGACCCCGGCATAGGCGTCGGAGTAGTCCCTGGTCGCCAGGAGCGACCACTGCAAGTCCGAGTTGGGTATGGTCAGCGGCGCATAGGCGACCAGTTCGCGCTTGCCCAGATAGTCGTATCCGGTGTTCAGCGTGCCGGTTTGGCCGCGTTGCGCGGCATGCAGACCTGGTGAGCCGACCGGCTGCACCAGGGTGGTGGTCCCCAGTTTCAGCGCCCTTTCCACCGTTGCCACCGCGGTCCCGGCCGCCACCGCCTCGCGGCGGTACTCCTGCGGGTCCTCCAGGAACAATCGCGAGTCGGAGCGCATCAGCTCGTCCGGTCCGGCGAGGTAGGTCTCGGTGGTGTACCCCAGCCCGGCCGCCTTCCAGTTGCGGTCGGCGGTCATGATCCGGTTGACCTTCGTGCTGGGCAGCGGCAGCGCCATCACGCCCTCCACCGTGCCCTTGTTGCCGACCGGCGACACCAGCCAGGCGGTGGGCGCGTCCAGGTAAGGCTGATACGGCTGGTAGTCGGTGATCCACACGAAGTTCACGGCGTTGGACGCCAGGGCCTTGCGGTAGGCGTCACGCAGAGTGGATTCGCGGTAGGGGCCGGTCAACACGTTGGTGCCCAGATCCACGCCCTTGTTCACGCTGTAGACGACGTTGCCCCGGGTGTCCAACAGCAATGCGTCCTGGTACTCGTTGCGTTTGACGATCTCGGCGAAGAAGCTGTCGAACTCGGCGTTCGCCGCCGACCATGCACTGCCGTCACCGGCGTCGCCCGGCTTCGTGACGCCCTCGGCGAAGCCCACGGTGTAGTGAGCCTGCAGGTAGCGCTGCGCGGTCGATGTCGGCATCAGCGCGGCGATGTCAGCCTCTTCTCCGGTCCGCTCGCCCAGCGCACCGACGAAGTGGTCCCGGTAATAGGTCACGATGGCCCGCTGCTGGTCGGGAGTGACTGCGGCACGACCGAGTTCGTCGAATCCAGCGGTGAAAGCCTTGAGCGCGTCGGCCGCGGTCGCTCCCCCGCTGAAAACGATCAGGGAGTTCGTCATCTCGGCGAACAAACCGGTCACCGCCCGGCGCTGCGCCTCCCGGGCCTGCACCAGCTTGCTCGTCGCTGCACGCTGCAGTTCGGCTGCGCCGTACTGGAACTCGACGAATCCGACCACCGCGACCGAGGCGATACTGGTCATCAGCAAGATCAGCATCAGCTTGGTCTGAATGCTGATCCGGGACGGCAACCGCCGGTGTCGTCGTTCATCGCTCGCGGTGGTGATCGTCGACGGTGCCGAGTCCACTCGGCCGCTCCCTTCCCCGGTTAGGCGGACGGTTCCCCACCCTAGGGGATATCCCACGTCGCGCGGTCGCGAATGGGAAGCTGAACGGCATGGCGGCGCGGGTGTGCGTGGTGGGCAGCGTCAACCTCGACACGGTGTTCGCGGTGGCAGCCCTGCCGGCCCCGGGCGAGACGGTCCTGGGCTCACCGCCGAGCACGCAGCCCGGCGGCAAGGGCGCCAACCAGGCGGTCGCGGCCGCCCGGGCCGGTGCGAGAGTCTCGTTCGTCGGCGCGGTGGGCGACGACGATGCGGGCGTGCGGTTGCGCGGGCACCTGCGGGTCAACGGTGTCGGCACCGACGGGTTGACCACCGTGCCGGGACCCAGCGGATCGGCGGTCATCACCGTGGATCCGGCCGGGGAGAACACCATCGTGGTGGCCCCGGGCGCCAATGCGACGCTGACCCTGGACTCGGGCCAGAGCGCCTTGATCGCCGGCGCCCAGGTGCTGCTGGTGCAGTTGGAGATCCCGATCGCCACGGCCATCGCAGCCGCTCGGATAGCTCGGGCGGCCGGGGCGACGGTGATCGTCAACGTCTCCCCGATCGGTGCCG
This is a stretch of genomic DNA from Mycolicibacter terrae. It encodes these proteins:
- a CDS encoding mechanosensitive ion channel domain-containing protein, encoding MNILGPWFYWAVGVAVGLPASLTLLTEWHVALTRRGSYLARPVALVRNYLVPLGALLALLVPVAEVSAEDPMVRVIYTAFGFMLLVLLLSGLNVTFFQSAPQGSWRGRIPTIFVDVARFLLIGAGLALILSYVWGAKIGGLFTALGVTSVVIGLMLQNSVGQIVSGLFMLFEQPFRIGDWLVTPTARGQVVEVNWRAVHISTSGGLQVTPNSVLAGTSFTNISRSGGVHRAAVTTTFAVADPPDRVCALLSRVAAALPLRTTGEAPASVALGGGEYRTTIALDSPSDDGAAQATFLRWLWYASRREGLHLDDAYDEFSTPERVAEALRTVVAPALRLTDADQQALAPYATVVRYGAEEALEQAGHVPTTMTFLAEGSVRITCADPAVPDATLRHGAFLGVTTLTRQASQFDAYALEEVTAVVIDREHVEELVMAKPLLLQELGRIIDQRRRAVSAGAVSPDSTFADTLGR
- a CDS encoding adenylate/guanylate cyclase domain-containing protein, giving the protein MDSAPSTITTASDERRHRRLPSRISIQTKLMLILLMTSIASVAVVGFVEFQYGAAELQRAATSKLVQAREAQRRAVTGLFAEMTNSLIVFSGGATAADALKAFTAGFDELGRAAVTPDQQRAIVTYYRDHFVGALGERTGEEADIAALMPTSTAQRYLQAHYTVGFAEGVTKPGDAGDGSAWSAANAEFDSFFAEIVKRNEYQDALLLDTRGNVVYSVNKGVDLGTNVLTGPYRESTLRDAYRKALASNAVNFVWITDYQPYQPYLDAPTAWLVSPVGNKGTVEGVMALPLPSTKVNRIMTADRNWKAAGLGYTTETYLAGPDELMRSDSRLFLEDPQEYRREAVAAGTAVATVERALKLGTTTLVQPVGSPGLHAAQRGQTGTLNTGYDYLGKRELVAYAPLTIPNSDLQWSLLATRDYSDAYAGVTSFSKRVVLATTGVIFVICVLAMLLARLFLRPIRRLQNAAQRISAGDYSAAVSTRAGDEIGDLTQAFNDMSRSLRTKEELLNEQRKQNDELLLSLMPESVVQRYRGGEQAIAQEHHNVSVVYAELHGIDELSSEVSANELVTMVDDLVRQFDAAAEVVGVERIRTMYNGYLAGCGLTTPRLDGVHRIVEFAVEMQRIVDRFDAKTGHRLSLWAGVNTGEVVSGLVGRSGVTYDLWGSAVNLTYQLRRATSEPGIYVTAVVREMLDDSEEFVPAGTVTIGGAEQQTWRLSENP
- a CDS encoding PfkB family carbohydrate kinase; this encodes MAARVCVVGSVNLDTVFAVAALPAPGETVLGSPPSTQPGGKGANQAVAAARAGARVSFVGAVGDDDAGVRLRGHLRVNGVGTDGLTTVPGPSGSAVITVDPAGENTIVVAPGANATLTLDSGQSALIAGAQVLLVQLEIPIATAIAAARIARAAGATVIVNVSPIGAAPTEPAGLSDLIDLIDVAVLNQTESARFDHAVPHRVVTLGARGARYTGADGTVEVPAPVVGAVDTSGAGDVFAGVLAAEWPRGTAHALRRSCAAGALATLVPGAGDCAPDAEAISAALTGLTPER